The following nucleotide sequence is from Mytilus galloprovincialis chromosome 12, xbMytGall1.hap1.1, whole genome shotgun sequence.
TTTGTATTTGTTACATGAATACAAAGTTTTATAAGTAAATATCAAACCTCAGCAATAAACCAGTTTTGTTTGTCAGAACTGTAATAGTAACAGTGTCCATTGTATTTGTGCCACGTGTTTTCTACAACATACAAATACAATTtgtaatcgttttttttttaaataaaaccgaCGAGAGggttcttttgtttttgtttctatgaaaagaaatattaacaGCTTTGTCTTTATATGTCCTGTATATATGCATATGTTAACCAAATGTTAACAACCTAAAACCAGAGTCTCTCAGAATCATGTAATCGCCATTTAGTTCACAGTAGattagaacaaaaataaaatacatttgaaaaaagggaaatttTGACAGATATGAAACTCAATAGTACTTGTCACAACAAATGTTAAGTATTTCGAAGTAGACATTTTCGTAAATACCATCATCAGTAATAATGCTCCCTAATAATAGTATTCTTTTTTGCTCGTCGTCAGTAAATACAAGCTTCAAAGTTAAACAGAGTTGAATTTCTATATTTTAGAATCGTCCAGCCAAATTATAACAAATGTATGTTCAAGGCTGTGGATCAaactatttttaacaaagttttcCAAATAAGACAAGAAAATATTTAGTTGTATATACTCTCCAAATCTTTTCCTAGATGCTGGAAATCACTGTCAACTTTCTTGATCTTTTCTCCTACATTCTTAAGAGCGTCTTTAACTACACCAAACTGGTCCTGTAGTGAACCTGTTATTTTCTTGAAACTTTCTTCTAACTTCTTGGTAGTGTTTCGTAGATGATCTTCCATTTCTTTAAGGGCAGTTATAGAGTCATCGAAGTCTTTCTTATCTTCATTCGAAACACAGGACAGGGAAGTTACATCGTTGGATATCAGCATCAATAAAATAAGCAATGCGACAATCATCTTTAGTTTTTCAGAATAAAATCAAATTCCTGTAACCAAACAATCTGATGTAAGTTTAACTCTTAAATTCAAAagaatatttttctgtttttgtcttATGTATCTGCAAACTGTTTTACTGAAAATTTTGAGAGGAGCATCAGAAAGAGAAACTAAAATCTTCAATAATCTCAAAGAACATAATTTATGTCTTCTCCATGAAACAAGTGATAACTGACAGAATATGCTTTATTAAACATTAGGCTAAATTAGATACTGTACATTCTACATttctaaacattaaaaaatgGAAATTCTTTGTTAAGAAAACTTTTTAGATTCtatattgcttataaattaaacACCAAATGTTGAATAAGTCATTGTTGATTAGAGGCTTTCGATTAATTGTGTTAATaacaaaaatgttcatcaaaagTGTTCATTGCTTTTCAGACCTTAGAAGGTGATGGTTAATACCTGATCATTAGAAATGTGCAACGAACGAATTTCGTGGAACTTTGGATGTATCAAAACAGGAACTacagatctgacaaacaggcaaaatgtaccctattttttcacatttcatgaatttattttattatataaataaaaattaagtcaaaaagtgttctacaatgattaCCTGTCATTTTGCGTTTATTTGATATCAAACTTACTTAAATATCTTACACATACGCCCATTTCtaggattaaaaacaaaattaaagtactATCTGCGTTCTGTGTTAAAACCTGCCGACatagcagccaacaatgtggtgatGGTATGACGTAAATACTACAAGGAAGTCCCTAAGAATGAAATTAACCAAAGCTGAAGGCCTCctttgaacatttgaaggtcctcACTATGTATTTATTatctaaactacacaaaaaaatcccctaaaatatcgtttcatctctgCCTCCAGTAAGTGTGCTTCTACTAATCTTTCGGTGCCTTTAATATGTTTAATTAGTTCCTTAACTACTATTAAAGAACTCATCGTAATTTTTGTGTAATAAAACATATGCAGATGTTTAACATTCGTGCTTTTGGTGATCCGTTTGATACTTTTAATAGTTTTGACACACAATCATCACATCAACAAAAGTTTTCGATAATAaagtttatcgctattttacgaaattttcctttgaccGTGCTGACTGATAACTTTCTATCTCAGTGGAGACGAGTGATATGAacattatcgctagaaactaaggtgcacatggcgttgctaatgaaattgacatgaaattgacaacgtcgtcataggtaaaatagcgataaacagattatcattgttcatctcaactcgattgcttttctcgctttcccCGTACCGGCTCGTGCTAGAAAagcaatctcgttgagatgatcaacgataatctttAATTATCGATAAATTTGGTCTGCaagtttggctgtacctgtagtaaacttatttcaaacgtAATAGCATATTCTTATTTTTGCAATTATGTTGTAAACCTAGCCCCGAAATTAAGATATAATACGTGTAAACTTTAATTATGCTTGTTTCAAAAGGTTACCTTTTTAATACTGTAGTtaaatctttgaatattttttgtatttgtataatatcGATTTTGTTTTAACTCAACTAAAACTTTACCAAATATTACTTATATTGCGTTatactacaatctgtcgatacttaTAGTTAAGCATTGCACAAGGACATATTTTTCTaagactgtttatgacgtctcaaacctgatgagttaagtctttttcgaatgatttttattgtttcttcTTTTGATTTACTGTTACggatataacggaatttgatgaggctgttgtaaaagtgagaggttaagcgctataaaaccaggttcaatccaccattttctacattagaaaatgcctgtaccaagtctggaatatgacagttgttgtccattcgaattcgtttgatgtgttttgtcatttgattttgccatgtgattagggactttccttgtgattttactttttacaccactgtcctaggatAAGCAGAGGGTTGATTGTTCACAAACaagtttaacctcgccacattctttatgtgcctgtctaaAGACTGGAGCCTGTAGTTCATTGGTTGTCATTGGATAAtatctgtcatatttgtatttcgctaattatattttttaataaatcgatgtaaattaggccgttagttttctaaatttaattgtttcatatttttcatgtcaagacccttttatagccgaccataCGGTATGTGTAtgtctcatttttgaaggccgtacgattacCTTCAATTGCTTACATCTACCTCATTTTACGTTTAGTGAATAGTTGTCTCTTTctcaatcatatcacatttccttattttttatattcaactaCGCTCGCGATAAAgaaaaactacaaacaaaattcaaaatatgaagACAATGAAGATATGGCGAACGAAATTGAACTTTTTGATCGGTTACTTTCGTGTTTGGCCTTGTTACTCACCGTTACTGTCTCTCTGGTTTCTAATTGAAAAATGGCCTTCGTTCATATATACATAACTTAAATCTCTGCCTTTGTATAATTGATGCGGATGTTTTTCCAAATTACATATCTTTTATGTGATACTTAACAGTATCATCACGGAAGGTTTGATAAAAGTTATTTGTAAATATGCTGAAGCATCTCTCGAAATAATCTCAAACTTTTTTCATATACTACAGGGAAGAAACTACTGATACTATTAATCTTTTTAACCATAGACTTATCATACGTTGAATTATTGAGATTTGTCACAAAATATTATGCTAAATACATCAGGAATTTACAAAGATATGAAATAAAAGGGgccatcaataaaaaaaaacacatttggtCGCACAACTAAGAATTTGTAAATCTACTGACTAAAACTATAAATTAAATCACTTCTACAATAGTTTTACTATTCAACTAAACTTAAAAGAGAAGCAAATGATAAATAAGTGGTATTAAAATgcacaagtcgaaaacaaactggcaatgccattacaaaaaaaaacccaccaaaagaCATAATGATAAAAATTAAGACTGGAAATGGTCAACAATGGATTTTCAGCACACAGAGAAAATCAGGCTCGGAGGCAGGTTTTAACTTGTCCCTTAtccaccgtgtagaacgccacatgcggggtgtcggctatgtttgacatggggtggcaattttgaagcgacgaaaaagtaagaaggtaagttcaagcatcaaaatttcttatttctagaactctcagtaccatataatgtattgcacggaaggaaccgcaacataatctatttcctgaaagcagaagcagtctttttcagtgctcagttttctcaaacacctcgccctagttttccgtgttgcagattttgaggctttatatgcaaatttcggtataaaaaactactttacacagccatcccccgtatcatttatatagaattgtattcctctcattgacttataccaaataccagtttcttagttaaaatgaattggttttaaaactgttattcatcaaaatataaagtgtcgctcggggtgtcagattttgcgtcgcaaggggtagaggcttgtcataaaaaaaatacagatttgcttgtaaattagtcttcatatgatacattttatttcaaacacatctACTTTACCATGACAAAATAAGGGTTTTTCATTTTGCCAgtttttggtcttataaaacatgtgcttttgatttcattcatagtaaaaaaaaatggcttaaaatatttagttttcaagctggtaaacgatttcttttccttttcagtcactatcatggtaaaaaaaagtcaAGGCTATGGCTCAATAAACCAAAACATCACAAAATAGTCCTCAATATAAGATATGCCTGAAGCCTCCACCAGCCAAAATGCATCATAGTTCATCACCAGGTTCATCTAAAAAGCACTCGTGCACGCCGCAAAAATCAATTACTCCTACAAGAATTAGAACACTCTCTCCAATGAAAAACTCACCGGCATCTTTTTCAGCGAATGACAACACAACTTCAAGTAATCCTGAAGACGATGATACTacaattgtcaatgagaaaacaacgACTTGTACACAATATACAACGGAACAGGTTTACAAGAAAAAATGATTCAAGACAGTTATTTCGTTCGTAATCGCCCAGCTAGAACTATCCGTTTTCTGTTACACATCTATAATATCATATCTACTTTGAAGGTCTACTCTGACTATATACATATCTCTAAACGAACCggaattgaataaaatttgaagaatttgATGTAACCTGTGATTTTCTAGGTTGAATTTctgttacatttaatatatgttcCTATTtgtgtaggtgtgtttgaattaaaaagtatcagatagagatcgatttataagaaaatgtattctttttttttatgacaggcctctaccccttgcgacgcaaaaCCTGACACCCCgggcgacactttatattttgatgaataacagttttaaaaccaattcattttaactaagaaactggtatttggtataagtcaatgagaggaatacaattctatataaatgatacgggggatggctgtgtaaagtagttttttataccgaaatttgcatataaagcctcaaaatctgcaacacggaaaactagggcgaggtgtttgagaaaactgagcactgaaaacgactgcttctgctttcaggaaatagattatgttgcggttccttccgtgcaatacattatatggtactgggagttctagaaataagaaattttgatgcttgaacttaccttcttactttttcgtcgcttcaaaattgccaccccatgtcaaacatagccgacaccccgcaagtggcgttctacacggtgttaTCGGTCtacaaatcataaaataaaaaaactaaatactCAGCAAAaaagaaccccaacaaaaacCGGAAGTGTGATCTCAGGTACTCTCTCTCGTCGTGCAAAAGACAATGATAAGTTGAATCAAATGATTAGGCATCACGAAATATCGGATTGGTGATTGACTACTATCCCACCATAAGACATCACTAGATTCGTAAACGATCGGTCATGTATATTTTTCAAACCACAAACTTCAGTAAAtgtgaatttttgaaattgaaacccATTTTTCATGATAAGGATAGacatatataattaataataattatttaataccAAAATCTGAACAGAATATAATACCGTCTTACTCAATAGATAAAACTAAACCTAACATTTCATATGCCTGCATCGACCTCCTCATTATTATATCTACGATTTTCACCAATAAGGTGATATTAGATACCTTTGAAGGATGTTAAACGCAAAGTCCCCCTCCCCATTGTTCTTGTTCATTGTCGACATACAAATTATCATACTATAGATATCATAATAGTATGTTCACAATATGATCAAGTAACTTGTGATCTTAGACAATGATAAGTTGAGAGGATTGCTAGCTCGAAATGTTGAATTCATCGGAcaatcaactataagaagaacTTCGTGATACCGATGGACATAATTAAGGATTAAAATGGGTTAACTG
It contains:
- the LOC143053960 gene encoding perlucin-like protein isoform X1 translates to MIVALLILLMLISNDVTSLSCVSNEDKKDFDDSITALKEMEDHLRNTTKKLEESFKKITGSLQDQFGVVKDALKNVGEKIKKVDSDFQHLGKDLEKNTWHKYNGHCYYYSSDKQNWFIAERKCRELGGYIVKIGNSKENEHIYASQPNKYIPYWIGLTDLIEGEFRWNFDQSKATFLPWVDGYGNQGSNKNCVAMNSAGKAEWFDTSCNNARYYICESNFCF